A single region of the Salipaludibacillus sp. LMS25 genome encodes:
- a CDS encoding 6-phospho-alpha-glucosidase, whose protein sequence is MKKHAITIAGGGSTFTPGIVLMLLEHLDTFPIHTIKFYDNDKERQETVAGACRILLKERAPEITFVSTVDPEEAFSDIDFVMAHIRVGKYKMREQDEKIPLRHGVLGQETCGPGGIAYGMRSIGPVLELVDYMERYSPNAWMLNYSNPAAIVAEATRRLRPHSKVLNICDMPIGIEELMASILGLTSRKDMIVNYYGLNHFGWWYDIRDKEGNDLLPTLRAHVAEHGYVTADKSKQHSDDSWNDTFAKAKDVQHIDPETLPNTYLKYYFFPDEVVAHSNPDYTRANEVMEGREKFVFSECQSIIDKGTAADTALHIDEHASYIVDLAKAIAYNTKERMLLIVENNGAIPNMDPEAMVEIPCLVGSTGPEPLTVGRIPQFQKGLMEQQVSVEKLVVEAWEEGSYQKLWQAITLSRTVPSVTIAKALLDDLIEANEKFWPTLS, encoded by the coding sequence ATGAAAAAACATGCTATTACAATCGCAGGTGGAGGAAGTACATTTACACCAGGAATCGTGCTCATGCTTTTAGAACACCTTGATACGTTCCCAATCCACACTATTAAATTTTATGACAATGATAAAGAACGTCAAGAGACAGTTGCAGGGGCATGCCGAATTTTGCTAAAAGAAAGAGCACCAGAGATTACATTCGTAAGTACCGTTGACCCTGAAGAAGCCTTTTCAGACATTGATTTCGTCATGGCACATATTCGCGTTGGGAAATACAAAATGCGTGAGCAAGATGAAAAAATCCCTCTCCGCCACGGTGTTCTTGGTCAAGAAACATGCGGGCCAGGCGGTATTGCATACGGTATGCGCTCCATCGGCCCTGTATTAGAGTTAGTAGACTATATGGAGCGTTATTCACCGAACGCATGGATGCTTAACTATTCGAACCCAGCCGCCATTGTTGCCGAAGCCACAAGACGTCTTCGTCCTCATTCAAAGGTGCTTAACATTTGTGATATGCCAATCGGTATTGAAGAATTGATGGCCTCTATCCTCGGTTTAACATCACGTAAAGACATGATCGTTAATTATTACGGCCTTAATCACTTCGGCTGGTGGTATGATATTCGTGACAAGGAAGGCAACGATTTACTTCCAACATTACGGGCTCACGTAGCCGAACATGGCTATGTCACAGCTGACAAATCAAAGCAACATTCCGATGATAGCTGGAATGATACGTTCGCTAAAGCAAAGGACGTGCAACATATCGACCCAGAAACACTGCCTAATACGTATTTAAAATATTACTTTTTCCCTGATGAGGTCGTTGCCCATTCCAATCCGGATTATACACGTGCAAACGAAGTAATGGAAGGACGGGAGAAGTTCGTATTTAGCGAGTGTCAAAGCATTATTGATAAAGGAACAGCTGCAGATACAGCGCTTCATATTGATGAACATGCTTCTTATATTGTGGATTTAGCTAAAGCCATTGCTTACAACACGAAAGAACGTATGCTATTAATCGTTGAAAATAACGGAGCCATCCCGAATATGGACCCTGAAGCAATGGTAGAAATCCCTTGCCTTGTAGGAAGTACGGGACCGGAACCGTTAACAGTAGGCCGCATCCCACAATTTCAAAAAGGGTTGATGGAACAACAAGTCTCTGTTGAAAAACTCGTAGTTGAAGCGTGGGAAGAAGGCTCCTATCAAAAACTGTGGCAAGCAATCACACTATCGCGAACAGTCCCTAGCGTCACCATTGCTAAAGCACTGTTAGATGATCTGATAGAGGCCAATGAAAAATTTTGGCCAACACTCTCTTAA
- the tnpA gene encoding IS200/IS605 family transposase, giving the protein MNSLAHTRWNCKYHIVFAPKYRRQIIYGKYKKSIGQIIRDLCERKGVIIHEANACRDHIHMLVSIPPKLSVSQFMGYLKGKSSLMIFDRHANLKYRYGNRKFWCRGFYVDTVGRNKKQIQEYIKNQLKEDYMGDQLTLFEEYDPFTGEKNKKK; this is encoded by the coding sequence ATGAATAGTTTAGCACACACAAGATGGAATTGTAAGTATCACATAGTATTTGCCCCAAAGTACAGAAGACAGATCATTTATGGGAAGTATAAAAAGAGCATTGGACAAATCATAAGAGATTTATGTGAACGGAAAGGTGTGATTATCCATGAAGCAAATGCTTGTCGAGATCACATCCATATGTTAGTCAGTATTCCACCCAAGTTAAGTGTCTCTCAATTCATGGGTTACCTAAAAGGAAAAAGCAGTCTTATGATATTTGATCGACATGCCAATTTGAAGTATCGCTACGGAAACCGGAAATTCTGGTGCCGGGGGTTCTATGTTGATACGGTGGGCAGAAATAAGAAACAAATACAAGAATACATTAAGAATCAGCTGAAAGAAGACTATATGGGTGACCAGTTAACATTATTCGAAGAATATGACCCATTTACCGGTGAGAAAAATAAGAAGAAATAA
- a CDS encoding MurR/RpiR family transcriptional regulator: MRLEEVVNRHYHQLNDNDMYILKYILNHTQTCYLLSINELARACNVSKSSVLRFTQKLGFSGYSEFKVFLKWDNRREKTDSHYIEPLYTDIDATLNDLSDKPFDEISELLYESRTIFVYGSGVAQTHCALELQRQFANAQRHLVVIHDQTEFEIIQQGMTPDDVIIIISLSGDTPTLIPQAEWLAAKGVPIISVTNLKNNKIAQMATHHLYATSTYTSVTAYRDIISFVPFAIVLEHMFRHYLTYEEKRHHMEE, encoded by the coding sequence ATGAGGCTTGAGGAAGTGGTTAACAGGCATTACCATCAGCTTAATGATAATGATATGTATATTTTAAAATATATTTTAAATCATACGCAGACGTGTTATTTGTTAAGCATTAATGAGTTGGCGAGGGCATGTAATGTCTCTAAATCGTCTGTGCTTCGATTTACACAAAAACTAGGTTTTTCTGGTTATAGTGAGTTTAAGGTTTTTTTAAAGTGGGATAATCGGCGGGAGAAAACAGACTCCCATTATATAGAGCCGTTATATACGGATATCGATGCCACATTAAATGATTTGTCTGATAAGCCATTTGACGAGATTAGTGAATTACTTTATGAGTCTAGGACGATTTTTGTGTACGGATCAGGGGTGGCACAAACGCATTGTGCATTGGAGTTGCAACGGCAGTTTGCTAATGCTCAACGTCATCTTGTGGTGATTCATGACCAGACGGAGTTCGAAATTATCCAACAAGGCATGACACCTGATGACGTGATCATTATTATTTCATTGTCTGGCGATACCCCAACCCTCATTCCCCAAGCAGAATGGCTGGCGGCGAAAGGGGTCCCGATTATATCGGTCACCAATTTGAAAAATAATAAAATTGCCCAAATGGCCACACATCATCTGTATGCAACGAGTACCTATACGTCTGTTACAGCATACCGAGATATTATTTCATTTGTCCCCTTCGCCATTGTCCTTGAACACATGTTTCGTCATTATTTGACGTATGAAGAAAAAAGGCATCATATGGAAGAATAG